Proteins found in one Vagococcus carniphilus genomic segment:
- the rbfA gene encoding 30S ribosome-binding factor RbfA, whose protein sequence is MANYRDRRVAQEILREVNDILQKKVRDPRVENVTITEVRVTGDLQQATIYYSSLGDKASEKEKVQQGLEKASGLIRRELGHRLQIYKTPELLFELDSSVAYGNHIDDLIRGLNKNDY, encoded by the coding sequence ATGGCAAACTATCGTGACCGCCGAGTAGCTCAAGAAATACTAAGAGAAGTTAATGATATCTTACAAAAAAAAGTAAGAGATCCTCGTGTTGAAAACGTGACAATTACTGAGGTAAGAGTGACGGGAGATTTACAACAAGCAACTATTTATTATAGTTCTTTAGGAGATAAGGCTTCAGAAAAAGAAAAAGTGCAACAAGGCTTAGAAAAAGCAAGTGGTCTAATTCGTCGTGAATTAGGACATCGTTTGCAAATTTATAAAACCCCTGAGTTGTTATTTGAACTAGACAGCTCAGTCGCATATGGTAATCATATCGATGATTTGATCAGAGGGTTAAATAAAAACGACTATTAA
- the rnpM gene encoding RNase P modulator RnpM → MKTRKIPMRKCVVSNEMKPKKEMIRIVRSKEGEVSIDPTGKLAGRGAYLSIEPEVVQLSWDNKTLDRILNTSLTDDFYQELLDYVTHQKARRELFSNDK, encoded by the coding sequence ATGAAAACAAGAAAAATTCCAATGAGAAAATGTGTTGTATCCAATGAGATGAAACCTAAAAAGGAAATGATAAGAATTGTTCGTTCTAAAGAAGGGGAAGTTTCAATCGATCCAACAGGTAAGCTAGCTGGAAGAGGTGCCTATCTCTCTATTGAGCCTGAAGTGGTTCAGTTGAGTTGGGACAATAAAACCTTAGATCGGATTTTAAATACTAGCTTAACTGATGACTTTTACCAAGAGTTATTGGATTATGTAACTCACCAAAAAGCGAGAAGAGAGTTATTTTCTAATGACAAATAA
- a CDS encoding HTH domain-containing protein — protein MISIIDISSKRIIKILQLFLQNQDWLTVKQIASELNVSEKTINDDLKLIKDNWESTISLTSSFTQGMKATNLSVSNLIDIQSEILLSSVSIKFIKALFYYPNEHLNVYADKLHVSRSTLYRYLPHINQYLNQYSIDIKSDHSSYQVVAKDELKLRRFFSIFLFELSGYNLKRFIPKEELDFFHHRVKKIYLDHNEPLADIQLPVYASYYFVSLKREEQGFHHHRKNYFIGQTTSFDEEEKEFISQHFNHLTLKNLIEVEKAILSFRSSLNSHYDEKITETISFKINEFLSEFYLDIDNLEENYLAVSLSDLYINEKYINIPYYLFTNRFTYFAHQTSIQNRATYDKILRFTEELSKEINVDFNKHLDFIIYLLITSQPELIQTQFQKKTLVISNNSQKHAEFLSSIIQTKMNIAPHYFNDINSIAKRDMPLYDLDSFDLVITNSVEVNQQVDSLLMNDFPTEQNIQELEILIKKG, from the coding sequence GTGATATCGATTATTGATATTTCTTCCAAAAGAATCATTAAAATCCTACAATTATTTTTGCAAAATCAAGATTGGTTAACAGTGAAACAGATTGCTAGTGAACTTAATGTTTCAGAAAAAACAATTAATGATGACCTGAAATTGATCAAAGATAATTGGGAATCTACTATCAGTTTGACATCTTCCTTTACTCAAGGGATGAAAGCAACTAATTTGTCAGTTAGTAACCTAATTGACATCCAATCTGAAATTCTATTATCTTCTGTTTCAATCAAATTTATTAAAGCTTTATTTTATTATCCAAACGAACATTTAAATGTTTACGCTGATAAGTTGCATGTCAGCAGATCCACTCTTTATCGCTATTTGCCACATATCAATCAGTATCTTAATCAATACTCTATTGATATTAAATCTGATCATTCATCTTATCAAGTTGTTGCTAAAGATGAATTAAAACTCAGACGCTTTTTTTCGATTTTTCTATTTGAATTATCTGGCTACAATCTGAAACGATTTATTCCTAAAGAAGAGCTAGATTTCTTTCATCATCGAGTGAAGAAAATCTATCTTGATCATAATGAACCTCTAGCAGACATTCAATTACCAGTCTATGCTTCTTATTATTTTGTTTCATTAAAACGGGAAGAACAAGGATTTCACCATCATAGAAAAAATTATTTTATTGGCCAAACAACAAGCTTTGATGAAGAAGAAAAAGAATTTATCTCTCAACATTTTAACCACTTAACTTTAAAAAATTTAATAGAAGTTGAAAAAGCCATTTTGTCTTTTAGAAGCTCTCTAAATAGTCATTACGATGAGAAAATAACTGAAACAATTTCTTTTAAAATAAATGAATTCCTCTCAGAATTTTACTTAGATATAGACAACTTAGAAGAAAATTATTTAGCCGTTTCATTAAGCGATTTGTACATTAATGAAAAATATATCAATATTCCTTATTATTTATTTACGAATCGTTTTACTTATTTTGCTCATCAAACTTCTATACAAAATAGAGCAACTTATGACAAAATTCTGCGGTTTACTGAAGAATTATCCAAGGAAATAAATGTCGATTTTAATAAGCATTTGGATTTCATTATTTATCTCCTAATTACTAGTCAACCAGAACTGATTCAAACACAATTTCAGAAAAAAACTTTAGTTATAAGTAATAACTCGCAAAAGCATGCTGAATTCTTAAGTAGCATTATCCAAACAAAAATGAATATTGCACCACATTACTTTAATGATATTAACAGCATTGCAAAAAGAGATATGCCTCTTTATGACCTTGATTCTTTCGATTTGGTCATTACCAATTCAGTAGAGGTTAATCAACAAGTAGACTCACTTTTAATGAATGATTTTCCAACTGAACAAAATATTCAAGAATTAGAAATTCTAATAAAAAAAGGCTAG
- the infB gene encoding translation initiation factor IF-2, translated as MSKKRVYELAKELDISSKNIVEKAHSMGMDVKNHMSSLTDSDISKLKQSISNKQKEVKEKISPKPEAKKQEKTHSTKVENKPNSKENRVNKQGQQNRPNNNSGNKPNNNSTNKPSNKPQQKTSNNQSQQHSNQKNDQNKTQNQGQGNNNNFNKGGNRGRNQGGYQNPNNRFNKKNRKGKKGKYQPSTKPAVPARKFKELPEVLVYTEGMNVADIAKKIYREPAEIIKKLFMLGVMVNQNQPLDKDTIEILATDYGITPEEKVQEDVADIDKFFEGDAVNEDNLVTRPPVVTIMGHVDHGKTTLLDTLRNTKVSLGEAGGITQHIGAYQIQADGKPITFLDTPGHAAFTSMRARGASITDITILVVAADDGVMPQTVEAINHAKAAEVPIIVAVNKIDKPTANPDRVMQELSEHGLIPEAWGGDTIFVPISAKFGDNIDELLEMVLLVSEVEDLKADPTQRAIGTVIEARLDKSKGPIVTLLVQQGTLHVGDPIVVGNTHGRVRVMTNDIGRRDKEAGPASPVEITGLNDVPQAGDRFVTFEDEKTARSAGEERAKRALLEQRQVSSRVTLDNLFESLKDGEMKEVNVIIKADVQGSAEALAASLNKIDVEGVRVKIVHSAVGAISESDITLASASNAIIIGFNVRPTTQARVQAEQEEVDIRLHRIIYKVIEEIETAMKGMLDPEFVEKITGQMTVRETINVSKVGTIAGCYVTEGFIRRESGIRLIRDGIVIHEGTLASLKRFKDDAKEVKMGFECGATIEGYNDVKVDDVIEGFVMEELERK; from the coding sequence ATGAGTAAGAAACGTGTATATGAACTTGCAAAAGAACTTGATATTTCAAGTAAAAATATCGTCGAGAAAGCTCATTCAATGGGAATGGATGTAAAAAATCATATGAGTAGTTTAACAGACTCAGATATTTCTAAACTTAAACAATCTATTTCGAATAAACAAAAAGAAGTAAAAGAAAAAATCTCTCCAAAACCAGAAGCAAAAAAACAGGAGAAGACTCATTCTACAAAAGTAGAAAATAAACCAAATAGTAAGGAAAATCGTGTGAATAAACAAGGACAACAAAATCGCCCAAATAATAACTCAGGTAATAAGCCGAATAATAATTCGACTAACAAACCAAGCAATAAACCGCAACAAAAAACAAGTAACAACCAATCACAACAACATTCAAATCAAAAGAATGACCAAAATAAAACTCAAAATCAAGGCCAAGGAAACAACAACAACTTTAACAAAGGTGGTAACAGAGGTCGTAATCAAGGTGGTTACCAAAACCCTAATAACCGTTTCAACAAGAAAAATAGAAAAGGTAAAAAAGGGAAATATCAACCATCAACTAAGCCTGCTGTACCAGCACGTAAGTTTAAAGAATTACCAGAAGTGTTAGTATACACTGAAGGAATGAACGTGGCTGACATTGCTAAAAAAATCTATCGTGAACCAGCTGAAATTATCAAAAAATTATTCATGTTAGGTGTAATGGTTAACCAAAATCAACCATTAGACAAAGATACAATTGAAATTCTTGCAACAGATTATGGTATTACACCAGAAGAAAAAGTTCAAGAAGATGTGGCTGATATTGATAAATTCTTCGAAGGTGATGCTGTAAATGAAGATAATTTAGTAACAAGACCGCCAGTTGTTACAATCATGGGACACGTTGACCATGGTAAAACAACACTTTTAGATACTTTAAGAAATACAAAAGTATCATTAGGTGAAGCCGGTGGAATTACGCAACATATTGGTGCTTACCAAATTCAAGCTGATGGCAAACCAATCACTTTCTTGGATACACCAGGACATGCGGCGTTTACAAGTATGCGTGCTCGTGGAGCTAGTATTACAGATATCACTATTTTAGTGGTTGCTGCTGATGATGGTGTTATGCCTCAAACAGTTGAAGCAATTAACCATGCCAAAGCGGCTGAAGTACCAATTATCGTAGCTGTTAACAAAATTGATAAACCAACTGCAAATCCTGATCGCGTAATGCAAGAATTAAGTGAACATGGACTAATTCCAGAAGCTTGGGGTGGCGATACTATTTTCGTTCCAATCTCAGCTAAATTTGGTGACAATATTGATGAATTATTAGAAATGGTCTTACTTGTTTCTGAAGTAGAAGATTTAAAAGCTGACCCAACGCAACGCGCGATTGGTACGGTTATTGAAGCTCGTTTAGATAAGAGCAAAGGACCTATTGTAACATTATTAGTACAACAAGGAACTCTACATGTAGGAGATCCAATCGTTGTTGGTAATACACACGGTCGTGTACGTGTTATGACAAATGATATTGGTCGTCGTGATAAAGAAGCAGGACCAGCATCTCCAGTAGAAATCACTGGTTTAAATGATGTCCCTCAAGCAGGGGATCGTTTTGTAACTTTTGAAGACGAAAAAACTGCTCGTTCAGCTGGTGAAGAAAGAGCTAAGCGTGCTTTATTAGAACAACGTCAAGTTAGCTCTCGTGTGACTTTAGATAACTTATTCGAAAGTCTTAAAGATGGCGAAATGAAAGAAGTTAACGTTATTATTAAAGCTGACGTTCAAGGTTCTGCAGAAGCATTAGCAGCTAGTTTGAACAAAATCGATGTAGAAGGTGTACGTGTTAAAATCGTCCATTCTGCAGTAGGTGCAATTAGTGAAAGTGATATTACTTTAGCTTCAGCAAGTAATGCGATTATTATTGGATTTAACGTTCGACCAACTACTCAAGCAAGAGTTCAAGCTGAACAAGAAGAAGTAGATATTCGTTTACATAGAATTATTTATAAAGTGATCGAAGAAATTGAAACAGCAATGAAAGGTATGTTAGATCCTGAATTTGTTGAAAAAATTACTGGTCAAATGACTGTTCGTGAAACAATCAATGTTTCTAAAGTTGGAACAATTGCTGGTTGTTATGTAACAGAAGGATTTATCCGTCGTGAAAGTGGCATTCGTTTAATCAGAGATGGTATTGTTATTCATGAAGGTACTTTAGCAAGCTTAAAACGTTTCAAAGATGATGCTAAAGAAGTTAAAATGGGATTTGAATGTGGTGCAACCATTGAAGGATATAACGATGTGAAAGTTGATGACGTTATTGAAGGCTTCGTTATGGAAGAATTAGAAAGAAAATAA
- a CDS encoding YlxQ-related RNA-binding protein yields the protein MTNKDKFLNLLGLATKAGKLVSGDETTVNAVRKNSVSLVIVATDASEATIKKMKDKCNYYETPILVSCTKAELSHAIGKSRAIIGVSDNGFSRKMRELMTVE from the coding sequence ATGACAAATAAAGATAAATTTTTAAATTTACTGGGTCTAGCGACCAAAGCAGGTAAATTAGTATCAGGTGATGAAACGACTGTTAATGCTGTTAGAAAAAATAGTGTTAGTCTTGTTATTGTCGCAACTGATGCTAGTGAAGCAACGATAAAAAAAATGAAAGATAAATGTAACTATTATGAAACACCCATTCTTGTTTCATGTACCAAAGCAGAGTTAAGCCATGCAATTGGTAAGAGCCGAGCGATTATTGGTGTGTCTGATAATGGTTTTTCTAGGAAGATGCGTGAACTAATGACAGTAGAATAG
- the nusA gene encoding transcription termination factor NusA — MNKEMLGALDALEREKGISKAIVIEALEAAMISAYKRHYGQAQNVEVEFNEKKGDVHIFSVKEVTEEVMDSQLEVSLKEAQKVNQAYEIGDMIRFEVTPKDFGRIAAQTAKQVILQRVREAERSIIYNEFSAYENEIMQGIVERQDNRYIYVNLGKIEAVLSKHDQIPNEVYQPHDRIKVYIHKVENTSKGPQVYVSRSHPDLLKRLFEQEIPEVYDGEVEIVSIAREAGDRAKVAVRSENKDIDPVGTCVGPKGQRVQAIVNELKGENMDIVEWDEDPAVFISNALNPAQVVDVIFDETQRACTVVVPDFQLSLAIGKRGQNARLAAKLTGFKIDIKPESEMEALETEEDVADLETEGNDILEEVIEEAVITEEVEETKE; from the coding sequence ATGAACAAGGAAATGTTAGGCGCATTAGACGCTCTTGAACGAGAAAAAGGCATTTCTAAAGCAATCGTAATCGAAGCTTTAGAAGCAGCAATGATTTCAGCATATAAACGTCACTACGGACAAGCTCAAAACGTTGAAGTAGAATTCAATGAAAAAAAAGGTGATGTGCATATTTTTTCAGTTAAAGAAGTAACTGAGGAAGTAATGGACTCACAATTAGAAGTTAGTTTGAAAGAAGCTCAAAAAGTTAATCAAGCTTACGAAATTGGCGATATGATTCGTTTTGAAGTAACACCAAAAGATTTTGGTAGAATTGCAGCTCAAACAGCTAAACAAGTTATTTTACAACGTGTTAGAGAAGCTGAGCGCTCAATTATTTATAACGAATTTAGTGCCTATGAAAATGAAATCATGCAAGGAATCGTAGAAAGACAAGATAACCGCTATATTTACGTTAATTTAGGTAAAATTGAAGCGGTATTATCAAAACATGACCAAATCCCTAATGAAGTATATCAACCACACGATCGTATCAAAGTATACATTCATAAAGTTGAAAACACATCAAAAGGTCCTCAAGTTTATGTAAGTCGTAGCCATCCAGATTTATTAAAACGTTTGTTTGAACAAGAAATTCCAGAAGTTTATGATGGAGAAGTAGAAATTGTTAGTATCGCTCGTGAAGCAGGAGATAGAGCTAAAGTAGCGGTACGTTCAGAAAACAAAGATATTGATCCAGTTGGAACATGTGTTGGACCTAAAGGACAACGTGTTCAAGCCATTGTTAATGAATTAAAAGGGGAAAATATGGATATTGTTGAATGGGATGAAGACCCAGCTGTCTTTATTTCAAACGCATTAAATCCAGCACAAGTTGTTGATGTTATCTTTGATGAAACACAAAGAGCTTGTACGGTAGTTGTACCTGATTTCCAACTATCATTAGCGATTGGTAAACGTGGACAAAATGCTCGTTTAGCAGCAAAATTAACAGGTTTCAAAATCGATATTAAACCTGAATCAGAAATGGAAGCTTTAGAAACTGAAGAAGACGTAGCTGATTTAGAGACTGAAGGAAATGATATTCTTGAAGAAGTTATCGAAGAAGCTGTTATAACTGAAGAAGTAGAAGAAACAAAAGAGTAA
- a CDS encoding Gfo/Idh/MocA family protein gives MINKIGVVGTGDIAGQFVSQINQDKYQIVSVFNHRESSLKTFTETHKIPHKTTNYEEFLANDKIDCVYIATPNQTHYEFALKALQAGKHVLCEKVMVMKGEEAKKLFAVAKEKNLVLLEAVTLFYMPMYSTVQQLLKNNKLGKLSNANITFGSCKEYDPNNRFFSLEKGGGALFDIGTYALSAAVYLLNTSLELIATDVSLSESGVDEKSMTLLKNADDVQASVMISFRGKMPKQIILTGDKGYLLIDDFPRAEKGQIFYNDGQVEIIDQGTGHDVFTYEMDRVNQYAKGEIDTEDLREVTERVICLMDEMRESWDYLQD, from the coding sequence ATGATAAACAAAATTGGTGTAGTAGGAACTGGAGACATTGCAGGTCAGTTTGTCTCTCAAATTAATCAAGACAAATATCAAATTGTTTCTGTTTTTAATCATAGAGAGTCATCACTTAAAACGTTTACTGAAACTCATAAAATCCCTCATAAGACAACTAATTATGAAGAGTTTTTAGCAAATGATAAAATCGACTGTGTCTACATAGCAACTCCTAACCAAACTCATTATGAGTTTGCTTTAAAAGCACTTCAGGCCGGAAAACATGTTCTATGTGAGAAAGTTATGGTGATGAAGGGTGAAGAAGCAAAGAAATTATTTGCTGTTGCTAAAGAAAAGAACTTAGTGCTATTAGAGGCAGTAACTTTATTTTATATGCCGATGTACTCGACAGTTCAACAATTATTAAAAAATAACAAGCTAGGTAAATTGAGCAATGCGAATATAACATTTGGTAGTTGTAAAGAATATGATCCTAATAATCGTTTCTTTTCTCTTGAGAAAGGTGGCGGAGCTCTTTTTGACATTGGAACATATGCTTTATCAGCGGCTGTATACCTTCTTAATACTAGCTTAGAATTGATTGCTACAGATGTTTCTTTGAGTGAATCTGGCGTTGATGAAAAGTCGATGACGCTATTAAAAAATGCAGATGATGTTCAAGCGAGTGTTATGATTTCTTTTAGAGGAAAAATGCCAAAACAAATTATTTTAACTGGAGATAAAGGCTATCTTTTGATTGATGATTTTCCAAGAGCTGAAAAGGGGCAAATTTTTTACAATGATGGACAAGTTGAAATCATTGATCAAGGAACAGGACATGATGTGTTCACTTACGAGATGGACCGAGTTAATCAATATGCTAAGGGTGAAATTGATACAGAAGATTTAAGAGAGGTCACTGAGCGAGTTATTTGCTTAATGGATGAGATGCGAGAGTCTTGGGATTACTTACAAGATTAA